A genome region from Myroides fluvii includes the following:
- the dnaE gene encoding DNA polymerase III subunit alpha, with amino-acid sequence MYLIFDTETTGLPKSWSAPLTDTDNWPRCIQIAWQLHDDMGRLVEHQDYLIKPKGFNIPYDAERIHGISTELAEEQGIDLEEALAKFNIALSKARFIVGQNIGFDVNIMGCEFYRMGVESQLTAMSVLDTCTEVTAEMLKLPGGRGGRYKLPTLTELHTHLFGEAFGEAHNATADVEATTRCFLELIKRGTFSKEELQADETYIQRYNDFNPQPFQPVGLKHINLKKASDEIRARLAKLQGGATETITAEERQQFQNARFAHLHVHTQFSVLQSTIGIPNLVKKAGEMNLSAIAMTDHGNMMGAFHFVMAVNNHNKGIEAQNKTRLESGEEALPLLTPIVGCEFFINENHLDRTKKDNGYQVVLLAKNKNGYHNLAKMASIAYTNGFYYVPRIDKSVVEQYKEDVIVLTGNLFGEIPGKILNVGERQAEEALVWWKEQFGGDLYVELMRHGQEDENRVNQVLIELARKHNIKMVATNNAYYLDKKDANAHDILLCVKDGEKQSTPIGRGRGYRYGLPNQEYYFKSEEEMKKLFKDIPEAIYNIQEIVDKVEPFVLHRDVLLPKFDIPEEFQDARDLEGDGSGKRGENNYLKYLTYEGAKRRYPEVTDDIRERLDFELATIERTGYPGYFLIVQDFIAAAREMGVSVGPGRGSAAGSAVAYCLGITNLDPIEYDLLFERFLNPDRVSMPDIDIDFDDEGRSKVMDYVINKYGSNQVAQIITYGKMATKSAIRDTARVLDLPLFEADRIAKLIPGMMPSKWNLARFLSESEDVIKGVLRSEEFDKVKELIALAKEDSLAAETIQQAKILEGSMRNTGIHACGVIITPDDITKFVPVTVAKDSDLYVTQFDNSVAESAGLLKMDFLGLKTLTLIKDTIKLVKYRTGIEINPDLIPIDDVKTYELFQRGETIGVFQYESAGMQKYMRELKPTVFADLIAMNALYRPGPLEYIPSFIRRKNGEEPIVYDLDACEEYLRETYGITVYQEQVMLLSQKLADFTKGEADVLRKAMGKKQKEVLDKMKPQFVDQAAKKGHDPVVLEKIWKDWEAFASYAFNKSHSTCYAWIAYQTAYLKAHYPAEYMAAVLSNNMNDIKQVTFFMEECKRMGLHVLGPDVNESFYKFTVNDEYVIRFGMGAVKGVGQGAVKTIVDNRTNGRYRSIFDLAKKIDLRAANKKAFENLALAGGFDCFENTHRAQYFVTDPSDPNTFLEKAIKYGAKTQESENSAQVSLFGDSSEVQIPEPVLPACEEWSTMEKLAKEKEVVGIYISGHPLDDFRFELKSFCNVRVEELARLENLTGRVVSFGGMISDVQFRTSAKGKDWAAFTIEGYDESFEFRLFNEDFLKFRHFLLTNTFVFVRVQVNEGWIRKDTGERGEPRLQFMEMKLLHEVIPSFAKQLVVQMNIKDLSESKLKDIKATLDKYNGDKQVFFDIYELEKVELEEEIKPMPLIQTVNEDGEPLDEMMEDGELLFEIEEKKEEFRIVNRIEMSSRNSRITISADLLEELERQQVMFKLN; translated from the coding sequence ATGTATTTAATTTTTGATACGGAAACCACTGGGCTTCCGAAGAGTTGGTCGGCTCCCTTAACGGACACGGATAATTGGCCGCGATGTATACAAATCGCCTGGCAGTTACACGACGATATGGGGCGACTTGTGGAACATCAAGATTACCTAATCAAACCAAAAGGGTTTAATATTCCCTATGATGCAGAACGCATTCACGGAATTTCTACAGAATTGGCAGAAGAGCAGGGCATTGATTTAGAAGAAGCATTAGCCAAATTCAATATTGCGCTTTCAAAAGCTCGTTTTATTGTCGGTCAAAATATTGGTTTTGACGTCAATATTATGGGATGTGAGTTTTATCGTATGGGAGTGGAAAGTCAATTGACTGCCATGTCTGTATTGGATACTTGTACGGAGGTAACAGCAGAAATGCTGAAATTACCTGGAGGACGTGGAGGGCGCTATAAATTGCCTACATTAACCGAATTACACACCCATTTATTCGGCGAAGCCTTTGGAGAAGCGCATAATGCTACGGCGGACGTAGAAGCAACTACGCGTTGTTTTCTCGAATTGATTAAACGCGGAACCTTTTCAAAGGAAGAATTACAGGCGGATGAAACCTATATCCAACGCTATAACGACTTCAATCCACAACCTTTTCAACCGGTTGGTTTAAAACACATCAACCTTAAAAAAGCGTCGGATGAAATTAGAGCGCGTCTAGCGAAATTACAAGGAGGTGCAACTGAGACAATCACAGCAGAGGAACGTCAACAGTTCCAAAACGCTCGATTTGCCCATTTACACGTACATACGCAATTCTCCGTCTTGCAATCTACCATTGGTATCCCCAATCTAGTTAAGAAAGCTGGAGAAATGAATTTATCCGCTATTGCCATGACGGATCACGGTAATATGATGGGGGCGTTTCATTTTGTAATGGCAGTAAATAATCACAATAAAGGGATTGAAGCTCAAAATAAAACGCGTTTAGAAAGCGGAGAAGAAGCCCTACCTTTATTGACGCCTATTGTTGGATGCGAGTTTTTTATCAACGAAAATCACCTCGATCGCACCAAAAAGGATAATGGATATCAAGTGGTACTGCTAGCTAAAAATAAAAACGGTTACCACAATTTGGCAAAAATGGCTTCTATCGCTTACACGAATGGTTTCTATTACGTACCGCGTATAGACAAAAGCGTCGTAGAACAATATAAAGAAGATGTCATTGTGCTAACAGGTAACTTATTTGGTGAAATACCAGGTAAGATTTTGAACGTTGGGGAACGTCAGGCAGAAGAAGCATTAGTTTGGTGGAAAGAGCAATTTGGAGGGGATTTGTATGTAGAACTCATGCGCCATGGTCAGGAAGATGAAAATCGCGTGAACCAAGTGCTAATTGAGCTAGCGCGTAAACACAACATCAAAATGGTGGCAACGAATAACGCTTACTATTTAGATAAGAAAGATGCCAATGCACACGATATTTTACTGTGTGTAAAAGATGGAGAAAAACAAAGTACACCGATTGGTAGAGGTAGAGGGTATCGCTATGGATTGCCCAACCAAGAGTACTATTTCAAATCAGAAGAAGAAATGAAAAAATTGTTTAAGGATATTCCTGAAGCAATTTACAACATACAAGAAATTGTCGATAAAGTAGAACCTTTCGTTTTACACCGCGATGTATTACTTCCCAAATTCGATATTCCTGAAGAGTTTCAGGATGCTCGTGATTTAGAAGGAGATGGATCAGGGAAAAGGGGAGAGAACAATTATCTAAAATATTTGACCTACGAAGGGGCAAAACGCCGTTATCCGGAAGTAACGGACGACATTCGCGAGCGTTTAGACTTTGAATTGGCAACAATTGAGCGTACGGGGTATCCAGGATACTTCTTAATTGTACAGGATTTCATTGCCGCTGCCCGTGAAATGGGAGTTTCTGTTGGACCAGGTCGTGGATCTGCAGCGGGTTCTGCGGTAGCCTATTGTTTGGGAATCACCAATCTAGATCCGATCGAATACGATTTGCTTTTTGAGCGTTTCTTGAATCCTGACCGTGTATCCATGCCCGATATTGATATTGATTTCGATGATGAAGGTCGTAGCAAAGTAATGGATTACGTGATCAATAAATATGGATCCAATCAAGTGGCCCAAATTATTACCTATGGTAAGATGGCTACTAAATCAGCTATTCGAGATACTGCCCGCGTGTTGGATTTACCTTTGTTTGAGGCTGACCGAATCGCTAAGTTGATTCCAGGGATGATGCCCTCAAAGTGGAATTTAGCTCGTTTTTTATCTGAAAGTGAGGATGTTATTAAAGGTGTATTGCGAAGTGAGGAATTTGACAAGGTGAAAGAATTGATTGCTTTAGCTAAAGAAGATTCGCTGGCTGCAGAAACGATTCAGCAAGCAAAAATATTGGAGGGATCCATGCGAAATACAGGAATACACGCTTGTGGGGTGATTATCACACCAGATGATATTACGAAATTCGTTCCTGTAACAGTAGCCAAAGACTCGGATCTCTACGTAACCCAGTTTGACAACTCCGTAGCAGAGAGTGCGGGACTTTTAAAAATGGACTTCTTAGGGTTGAAAACCTTGACCCTAATAAAAGATACAATCAAATTAGTTAAGTATAGAACAGGAATCGAAATCAACCCGGATTTAATTCCAATTGACGATGTCAAAACCTATGAGCTGTTCCAGCGTGGTGAAACGATTGGCGTGTTCCAATACGAGTCTGCTGGGATGCAGAAATACATGCGCGAACTAAAGCCAACTGTATTTGCTGATTTAATTGCCATGAATGCCCTATATCGCCCAGGACCTTTGGAATATATCCCCTCGTTTATTCGCCGTAAAAATGGAGAAGAACCCATTGTGTACGACTTGGATGCTTGTGAGGAATATTTAAGAGAAACCTATGGTATTACCGTTTATCAAGAGCAGGTAATGCTCTTGTCGCAAAAGTTAGCGGACTTTACCAAAGGTGAGGCGGACGTTTTGCGTAAGGCAATGGGGAAAAAACAGAAGGAAGTACTCGATAAGATGAAACCTCAATTTGTGGATCAAGCAGCGAAAAAAGGACATGATCCCGTGGTTTTAGAGAAAATTTGGAAAGACTGGGAAGCCTTTGCTTCTTACGCGTTTAACAAGTCGCACTCTACCTGTTATGCGTGGATTGCCTATCAAACAGCGTATCTAAAAGCGCATTATCCAGCAGAATATATGGCCGCTGTATTATCCAATAATATGAATGATATCAAGCAAGTTACCTTCTTTATGGAGGAATGTAAACGCATGGGATTACACGTATTAGGGCCGGATGTGAATGAATCATTCTATAAGTTTACAGTAAATGATGAATATGTCATCCGCTTTGGAATGGGAGCTGTAAAAGGTGTTGGACAAGGGGCTGTAAAAACCATTGTCGATAATCGAACCAATGGACGTTATCGATCAATCTTCGATTTGGCAAAGAAAATTGACCTGAGAGCCGCAAATAAAAAAGCCTTTGAAAACTTGGCGTTAGCTGGAGGATTTGATTGCTTTGAAAATACCCATCGCGCACAATATTTCGTTACCGATCCATCTGATCCAAATACGTTTTTGGAGAAAGCAATTAAATACGGTGCTAAAACGCAAGAAAGTGAAAATTCTGCACAAGTAAGTTTATTTGGCGATAGCAGCGAAGTACAAATACCCGAACCCGTATTGCCCGCTTGTGAAGAGTGGAGTACCATGGAGAAATTGGCTAAAGAGAAAGAAGTTGTAGGTATTTATATCTCAGGACATCCACTCGACGACTTCCGATTTGAACTGAAGAGCTTCTGTAATGTTCGCGTGGAAGAATTAGCGCGTTTAGAAAATCTGACGGGTCGCGTTGTTAGTTTCGGAGGAATGATAAGTGATGTTCAGTTTAGGACTTCGGCCAAAGGAAAAGACTGGGCCGCTTTTACTATTGAGGGATATGATGAATCTTTCGAATTCCGTCTTTTTAATGAAGATTTCCTGAAATTTAGACATTTTTTATTGACCAATACCTTTGTGTTTGTTCGCGTGCAAGTAAACGAAGGATGGATTCGAAAAGATACAGGCGAACGAGGAGAGCCACGTTTGCAATTTATGGAAATGAAACTCTTGCATGAGGTAATTCCCTCTTTCGCAAAACAATTAGTCGTTCAAATGAACATTAAAGATTTGAGTGAGAGTAAATTGAAAGACATCAAAGCTACACTCGATAAATACAATGGAGATAAGCAGGTTTTCTTTGATATTTACGAGTTGGAAAAAGTTGAGTTGGAGGAAGAAATTAAGCCAATGCCACTGATTCAAACAGTGAATGAAGATGGAGAACCCCTTGATGAAATGATGGAAGACGGTGAACTATTGTTTGAAATCGAAGAGAAAAAAGAAGAATTTAGAATTGTCAATCGCATAGAAATGTCGAGTAGAAATAGTCGCATTACTATTAGTGCCGATTTGTTAGAAGAATTAGAACGTCAACAAGTGATGTTTAAATTGAATTAG
- a CDS encoding DUF6252 family protein produces the protein MRKIIGMFALVMGFMACESDVKFSDPGMYASMTVDAITDSTRIEGNPYSHYMEYKPQSFKAFVVNEKTLNIEAKTDSTTLRIYLPDYEFGAKYEFNATDNIKADYIVYDDYNNTASMYSTDALSLITNKPVSKPGYIILDPADKQVPGTISGTFVINMNASLLPDDELDENNKRIKRYVDRKTFDEGVFFRIPLGKGE, from the coding sequence ATGAGAAAGATAATAGGAATGTTCGCTTTAGTTATGGGGTTCATGGCATGTGAAAGTGATGTTAAATTTTCAGATCCTGGAATGTATGCATCCATGACAGTTGATGCAATTACCGATTCAACGAGAATAGAAGGTAATCCCTATAGTCACTATATGGAGTACAAACCACAGTCGTTTAAAGCATTTGTAGTGAATGAAAAAACTTTAAACATTGAGGCTAAAACGGATTCTACTACATTGAGAATCTATCTGCCAGATTATGAATTTGGTGCAAAATACGAGTTTAATGCAACAGATAATATCAAAGCCGATTATATTGTTTACGATGATTATAACAATACCGCTTCGATGTATTCAACGGATGCCTTGAGTCTAATTACAAATAAACCCGTGAGTAAACCCGGGTATATCATTTTAGATCCTGCAGATAAGCAAGTGCCAGGTACGATTTCTGGAACATTCGTAATTAATATGAATGCTAGCCTTTTGCCGGATGACGAATTGGATGAAAACAACAAGCGTATTAAGCGTTATGTAGATAGAAAAACATTCGATGAAGGGGTATTCTTTAGAATTCCACTTGGAAAAGGAGAATAA